The Amycolatopsis methanolica 239 nucleotide sequence CAACGTCACCATCCAGGTCATCCCGTTCGACATGAGCGGGTTCGCCGCGGAAAGCGCCTTCTCGCTGCTGCAGTTCGCCGAGCCGGACCTGCCGAACATCGCCTACGTCGAGCACCTCAATGGCGCGCAGTACCTGGAGAAGCCGGAGGACCTGGAGGTCTACGGCCGTGCTTTCGACCGGCTCGCCGTCGACGCGGAAACACCCGATCGGACGCGGCAGATGTTGTTGAAGAAGCGGGAAGAGCTTTAGACGAAATAGGTGACGACGAGTAGTCGGAACGAGGCCACCGAGGCCAGTTCTTGTCACCCGATCGAACTACATGCCCCGCCGCATTCCTCACCCTCTGATCTGAGATTAGTCTCGGCCGTGCACGTGCATTTACCCGTGCAGTCACCAGTGGTAGCGTGATCGCCACAAGGCCAGTGCGCGTGCATTTGCACCGCGCAGATGCACTGACCCGGAAGGTTGGGGAAGTATGGCTGAGCAGTTCGTGAACGGCATGCCCGCCGGCGCCCTCACCGGCGCGTCCTGGCGCAAGAGCGCACGCAGCGGAGCCAACGGCAACTGCGTCGAGTTCGCCCAGCTGTCCACGGACCGGTTCGCCGTCAGAAACTCCCGCTACCCCGAAGGCCCCGCGCTCATCTACACCCGCGACGAACTGGCCGCGTTCGTCGCGGGGGCGAAGGACGGCGAGTTCGACGATGTCCTCAACTGACACGGCCAGGTCGGTCGACGACCTGCTGCAGGACCTGATCGCCCGCGGTTACCAGTTCGTGCACCCGCGCGACGCGAAGGGCGCCGTGATCGCGGTCGTCGGCGTCCGCGCGCACGACGCGGTGATCGACGTGGTCCGCCTCAACGCCGAGGACGACGTGGTCGCCACCCGCATCCCCGGCGACGAGGACGACGTCCTCGCCCCGCGGACGGTGCTGTGGCGCACCGCGGGCGAGGCCGCCCCGGTGCTGGACGAGCTGCTCGCCCTGCCGGACGACGCCGCGGCGCCCTCCGACGAGTCGTCCAGTCGCGGCGGCTGCTGGGTGCCCACCGGCACCGGCCGCTCCACCTGGCTCGCCGCGAGCTGACCCGCAGGCCGCTCCCGTGAGGGGAAGTCGGCGCCCGGTGGTCAGTGGCCAGCGCCACTGACCACTGGGCGTCACTTCGATCGTCCACGACCTACACTTGAGTAGGCCTGCCCTCGTCTCCAGGGAGCACTTTCGTGGTTTCCCACCACATCGACGACCAGCCCGAGCGCGAACCGCGAGAAGAGTGCGGTGTCTTCGGTGTCTGGGCCCCCGGTGAAGAAGTCGCGAAGATGGCCTATTACGGCCTGTACGCGCTCCAGCACCGTGGGCAAGAAGCCGCCGGCATCTCGGTCTCGGACGGCAAGCAGATCGTGGTCTTCAAGGACCTCGGACTGGTCAGCCAGGTGTTCGACGAGCAGGTGCTCTCCTCGCTGCAGGGGCACATCGCGGTCGGGCACTGCCGGTACTCCACCACCGGGTCCTCGACCTGGGAGAACGCCCAGCCGATGTTCCGCCACACGGCGACCGGCAGCGGCATCTCCTTCGCCCACAACGGCAACCTGGTCAACACCGCCGAGCTGCGGGACCGCACCCGCGCCGCGGGCCTCAAGCCGCACCGCGAGCTGACCGGCTCCTCCAGCGACTCCGACCTGGTCGTCGGCCTGCTCGCGGACGCCGCCGCGGACAAGGGCACCGAGGCCGCCGCGCTGGACCTGCTGCCCACCCTGCGCGGCGCGTTCTGCCTGGTCTTCGCCGACGAGTCGACGCTCTACGCCGCCCGCGACCCGCACGGCGTGCGCCCGCTGGTGCTCGGCAGGCTGGAGCGCGGCTGGGTCGTCGCGAGCGAGACCGCGGCGCTGGACATCGTCGGCGCGTCGTTCGTCCGCGAGGTCGAGCCGGGCGAGCTGATCGCGATCGACGGCGAGGGCCTGCGGTCCTCGCGCTTCGCCAGCCCGGAGCCCAAGGGCTGCGTGTTCGAGTACGTCTACCTGGCCCGGCCGGACACCTCCATCGCCGGCCGCAGCGTGCACGCCACCCGCGTGGACATCGGCAAGCGGCTGGCCGCGGAGAACCCGGTCGAGGCCGACCTGGTCATCCCGGTGCCTGAGTCCGGCACCCCCGCGGCGATCGGGTACGCGCAGGCCAGCGGCATCCCGTACGGCCAGGGCCTGGTCAAGAACGGCTACGTCGGCCGCACGTTCATCCAGCCCTCGCAGACCATCCGCCAGCTGGGCATCCGCCTCAAGCTGAACCCGCTGCGCGACGTGATCCGGGGCAAGCGGCTGGTCGTGGTGGACGACTCGATCGTCCGCGGCAACACCCAGCGCGCCCTGGTGCGGATGCTGCGCGAGGCGGGCGCGCTCGAGGTGCACGTCCGGATCGCGTCGCCGCCGGTGCGCTGGCCGTGCTTCTACGGCATCGACTTCGCATCCCGGGCCGAGCTGGTGGCCAACGGCGCCGACCTGGAGGGCATCCGGCGCCTCATCGGCGCCGACTCGCTGGGCTACGTGTCGCTGGACAGCCTGGTCGCCGCGTCCGAGCAGCCGAAGACCCGGCTGTGCACGGCCTGCTTCGACGGCCAGTACCCGATTCCGCTGCCGGACGACGCGCTGATCGGCAAGTACGTGCTGGAAGGGCTCGACCCGGCGGATGCCAGGACCGTCACCCAGGCCGGGTACGGTGCTGAGGATGCCGTCCGGCGTCCGTGAGCCCAGTCGAGTTCAGGAGTCCGCTTGCCGTGAGCGAGTCCACGAGCGCAACCTATGCCGCAGCCGGCGTCGACATCGAAGCCGGTGACCAGGCGGTCGAGCTGCTGAAACCGCACGCGGAGCGCGCGAGCAGGCCCGAGGTGCTTGGCGGGGTCGGCGGGTTCGCCGGGTTGTTCTCCCTCAAGCTGGACCGGTGGAAGGAGCCGGTGCTCGCGTCGTCCACCGACGGCGTCGGCACGAAGATCGCGGTCGCGCAGGCGCTCGACAAGCACGACACGGTCGGCATCGACCTCGTCGCGATGGTCGTGGACGACCTGGTCGTCACCGGCGCCGAGCCGCTGTTCCTGCAGGACTACATCGCCGTCGGCCGGGTCGTGCCGGAGAAGATCGCCGCGCTGGTCGCGGGCATCGCCGAGGGCTGCGTCCAGGCGGGCTGCGCGTTGCTGGGCGGCGAGACCGCCGAGCACCCCGGCCTGATGGGCGAGCACGACTACGACATCTCGGCCACCGGGGTCGGCGTGGTCGAGGCGTCCGAGGTGCTCGGGCCGGAGCGCGTGCGCCCCGGTGACGTGGTCATCGGCATGGGCGCGTCCGGGCTGCACTCCAACGGTTACTCGCTGGCCAGGCACGTGCTGCTGGAGATCGCGCGGATGCCGCTGGAGGGGCACGTCGAGGAGTTCGGCCGCACCCTCGGTGAGGAGATGCTCGAGCCGACCCGGATCTACGCCAAGGACTGCCTGGCGCTGGCCGCCGAGGCCGACGTGCGCACGTTCGCGCACATCACCGGCGGCGGGCTGGAGGCCAACCTGGCGCGGGTCATCCCGGCCGGGCTGCGCGCCGAGCTGGAGCGGAGCACGTGGACGCCGGCGCCCGTGTTCGCGTTGATCCAGCAGCGCGGCAAGGTCGAGCGGGCCGAGATGGAGAAGACGTTCAACATGGGCGTCGGCATGGTCGCGGTGGTCGGCTCCGAGGACGTCGACCGGGCGCTGGCCGTGCTGACCGCACGACACGTGCCGGCGTGGGTACTGGGCGAGATCCGCACGACCGAGGACACCGAGGCCCCGCGCGCGGTGCTGACCGGTGACCACCCCCGGTTCTGACCTGCAGGTTTCCCGGCGGCTGGTGATCCCGGCCGCGGAGCTGCGCGAACGGTTCTCCCGGTCATCCGGGCCTGGTGGTCAGGGCGTGAACACCACGGACTCACGGGTCGAGCTGTCGTTCGACGTGGCCCGGTCGCCGTCAGTCCCGGACGACCTGCGGCCGCGGCTGCTGGAGCGGTTGCGGTCGCGCCTGGTCGACGGGGTGCTGACGATCGCGGCCAGCGAGCACCGCGCGCAGCTGGCCAACCGCGAGGCCGCGCGCGAGCGGCTGGTGGCGGTCCTGCGCGCCGCGGCCGCGCCACCCCCGCCGCCGCGCCGCCCCACCAAACCGTCGCGCGGCGCCAAGGAGCGACGGCTGGCGGCGAAGAAGCGGCGGGGCGACGTCAAGCGCGGCCGCCGCGGCAGGTTCGACGACTAGGTCTGTCGCTAGGAACGTCGTAGGCCCGGTGACTGCGGTGAGCCGGCCACCCTGCTGTGGTGGTCCACAGCTAGTCCAGGCAGAACTCGTTGCCCTCGATGTCGGCCATGACGATGTGCCCGAACGCCATCGGCGGCGCCGGCTCGTGGCGGTGGATGCGCTTCGCGCCGTGGGCTCTCAGCCGCTCGGCTTCCGCTTCCAGCGCCGCCATCCGCTCGTCGCCCTGGAGGCCGGGGGCCGCGCGCACGTCGAGGTGCACCCGGTTCTTCACCGTCTTGCCCTCCGGCACCTTCTGGAAGAACAGCCGTGGGCCCTTGCCGTCGGGGGCGACCACGGCGGAGGCGTCGTTGCGCCGCTCCGGCGGCACGCCCATCGCCTCCAGCGCCTGGTCCCACGAGTCGAACCCGGCGGGCGGGGCCTGCAGCTCGTAGCCGAGGGCCTCGGCCCAGAACGCGGAGACCGCGGCCGGGTCGGCGCAGTCGAAGGTGACCTGGATTTCGCGGGCCATGTCAGTTCGCCTCCTGGCGGATCCGGGTGTGCAGGTACAGGTCGCGGAGCAGGGACACTTCGGACAGGTGGTGGATCAGCTCGCGGTTGATGTGCAGGACCAGCGCCGCCATCGGCCACTCGGCGTACGGCCCCTCGACCTCGCCGCACGGGCGCGCGAGGGCGTCTTCGCCGAGCGACTCCACACCCTTCATCCACATCGCGTATTCGGCGTCGAACTGGGCCAGCGCCTCGTCGGCGGTCGGCGCGTACTCGAACGACTGGTAGTCGGTGGGGGTGCGGCCGAAGTGGGCGGCGTTGCGCATCGCGAGCACGCCGACGATCACGTGCCCGAGGCGCCACGAGATCGTCGTGATCGGGGCGGGGTCGGGCTCCGGGAACGCGAAGTCGATGGTCACCGCCCCGGAACCGGCCTGCACCGGCGCGGTGCCGGTGCCACGCGGGCGCACGTTCCAGCTGCCCGGCGCGGGTTCCCAGAAGTACTCGTCGTCGGTGAGCCCGGCGAGGCGGTCGCGCAGCTGGTTGGTCCAGTGCCAGTCGATCTGGTCGCGGAGCAGTCGGTTCAGGTTCATGGGGACAAGCATGCAACCAATAGCGGACAGAATCGTTCCGCGATCTGTGGAACCATTCCGGCATGAGCGTGGAAGCCACCGTCGAGCGGGTCTTGCGGCTGCTGGCGCTGCTGCAGCGGCGGCCGTCCTGGACCGCCACCGAACTCGCCGCCGAACTGGGCGTCACCGACCGCTCGGTGCGCCGGGACGTGGAGCGGCTGCGCGCCGTCGGCTACCCGGTGCACGCCACGGCGGGCGTCGGCGGCGGCTACCAGCTCGGCGCGGGCACCCGGCTGCCGCCGCTGCTCCTCGACGACGAAGAGGCCATCGCGACCGCGGTGTCGCTCCGGCTGGCCTCCGGCGGCACGGTCGCCGGGGCCGGCGACGCGGCGCTGCGGGCACTCGCAAAGCTCGACCAGGTCATGCCGCCGCGGCTGCGCGCCGAGGTGCGGGCGGTGCACGGTGCCACCGAGACGCTCGTCGCCGGCATCGAGATCGACGCGGAACTGCTGGTCACGCTCGCCCGCGCGTGCCGGGACGCGGTGCGGGTGCGGTTCCGGTACTCCAGCCGGGGCAGTGAGGACCGCGAGCGCACGGTCGAGCCCGTGCGCATGGTCGCCACCAACCGCCGCTGGTACCTGATGGCCTGGGACCTCGACCGCGACGACTGGCGCACCTTCCGGCTGGACCGGATGCGCGAGGTGACGGCCACGACCTGGCGCTTCCGGCCACGGGAGCACCCCGACCCGGTGGCGTACGTGCAGCGGTCGGTCAGCGCCGCACCGTACCGCTACCTCGCCAAGGTGCGCCTGCGGGCCAGCGCCGAGGAGGTGCGGGACCTGGTGCCACCGCAGGTCGGGCGCGTCGAGGAGGACCGGGACGGGTGGTGTCTGCTCGTCGCCGGCGGTGACCAGCTGGAATGGCTGGCCGTGCACGTCGCCCGGCTGGGCTACGAGGCGGAGATCCTGGAACCGCCGGAGCTGCGCGAGGCGGCGGCCCGGCTCGCCGAACGTGTCGCCGCGATGGCCGGGGAGCCTCAGACCCCCACCGCGCGCTTGCCGGGCGCGGACTGACGCGGCGCGGGGATCCCGAGCACCTCGCGATCCCGCATCCAGCCGCAGCTCAGGGTGGCTCCGGCCGCCGCGCCCAGGGTGTTCAGCAGGACGTCGTCGGTGGAGGTCACGCGGCCGAGGTGCAGGACGAACTGGGTCAGCTCGATCGCCGCGGACGCGGCCAGCGCGGCCCACGCCACCCGCGCGACGGAGTGCAGGCGGGCCAGCCGCAGCGGCAGCAGCGCGCCGAGCGGGGCCAGCAGCAGCAGGTTCCCGGCGATCTGCCACAGCGCGCCGTCGTCGGTGAACTCGGTCAGGATGTCCGAGCCCGGCACCAGGTGCAGCGAGCTGGTCCGGCTCGCACCGACCGGGATCATGGTGAGCGCCAGCACCAGCGCGGCGAGCAGGACGACGCCGACGTCGATCCCGGCGGTCGACGCGGCGACCCACATCGGCCTGGTCCGGCTCCGCCGACGGGCCAGGAACCGCCACGCGAACAGGGCGAACGGACCGGCGATGATCGTGACCGGGGCCAGCACCCCGAAGCTCGAGACCAGAATCCCCACACGAATCCCCTTCCCCACCTGCAAACGATCTTCGCAGCGGGCCGGGAAAACGGCAGGTCCGAAGGGGTGCACTTTGCGGTGATCTTCTCGACGCGCCGGTCACCCTCCCGGTCCTTGCCGGGATCGTGTGTTAACGCGCGAGTGACAGGGCGCTGTCCAGCAGCCGCTGGATGTGCAGGCCGCGGTGCGCGTCGCACGGGTGGGACGTGGTGCCCGTGTCGACCATCGCCGCGAAGTCGTCCAGCATCGCGGTGTAGGACTGGGCGGCGCCACCCTCCTTGCGGCCCAGCGTGCGGTAGCCGTGCTCGCCGTACACGGCGAACTCGACGACCGTCGGCCGCATCGGCAGCCGCAACGACAACGTGGCCGAGCTCAGCGCGCCACCCGCGTGCTCGAAGACGACGTGCCACAGGTCGTTGGGCCCGCGGTGCGCCGAGCGCACCCGCTCGATCGTGCCGAGCGCGGCGTCGAGCAGGTCGAAGGCGTGCGGCCCGACGTCGGCCAGCGTGCCGCCGTCCGCCTGCCGCCACGGCGAAGCCGCGTACGCGCCGCCGAGCAGACCGCCGGAC carries:
- the purF gene encoding amidophosphoribosyltransferase; this translates as MVSHHIDDQPEREPREECGVFGVWAPGEEVAKMAYYGLYALQHRGQEAAGISVSDGKQIVVFKDLGLVSQVFDEQVLSSLQGHIAVGHCRYSTTGSSTWENAQPMFRHTATGSGISFAHNGNLVNTAELRDRTRAAGLKPHRELTGSSSDSDLVVGLLADAAADKGTEAAALDLLPTLRGAFCLVFADESTLYAARDPHGVRPLVLGRLERGWVVASETAALDIVGASFVREVEPGELIAIDGEGLRSSRFASPEPKGCVFEYVYLARPDTSIAGRSVHATRVDIGKRLAAENPVEADLVIPVPESGTPAAIGYAQASGIPYGQGLVKNGYVGRTFIQPSQTIRQLGIRLKLNPLRDVIRGKRLVVVDDSIVRGNTQRALVRMLREAGALEVHVRIASPPVRWPCFYGIDFASRAELVANGADLEGIRRLIGADSLGYVSLDSLVAASEQPKTRLCTACFDGQYPIPLPDDALIGKYVLEGLDPADARTVTQAGYGAEDAVRRP
- a CDS encoding DUF397 domain-containing protein produces the protein MAEQFVNGMPAGALTGASWRKSARSGANGNCVEFAQLSTDRFAVRNSRYPEGPALIYTRDELAAFVAGAKDGEFDDVLN
- a CDS encoding VanZ family protein encodes the protein MGILVSSFGVLAPVTIIAGPFALFAWRFLARRRSRTRPMWVAASTAGIDVGVVLLAALVLALTMIPVGASRTSSLHLVPGSDILTEFTDDGALWQIAGNLLLLAPLGALLPLRLARLHSVARVAWAALAASAAIELTQFVLHLGRVTSTDDVLLNTLGAAAGATLSCGWMRDREVLGIPAPRQSAPGKRAVGV
- the purM gene encoding phosphoribosylformylglycinamidine cyclo-ligase, with the translated sequence MSESTSATYAAAGVDIEAGDQAVELLKPHAERASRPEVLGGVGGFAGLFSLKLDRWKEPVLASSTDGVGTKIAVAQALDKHDTVGIDLVAMVVDDLVVTGAEPLFLQDYIAVGRVVPEKIAALVAGIAEGCVQAGCALLGGETAEHPGLMGEHDYDISATGVGVVEASEVLGPERVRPGDVVIGMGASGLHSNGYSLARHVLLEIARMPLEGHVEEFGRTLGEEMLEPTRIYAKDCLALAAEADVRTFAHITGGGLEANLARVIPAGLRAELERSTWTPAPVFALIQQRGKVERAEMEKTFNMGVGMVAVVGSEDVDRALAVLTARHVPAWVLGEIRTTEDTEAPRAVLTGDHPRF
- a CDS encoding helix-turn-helix transcriptional regulator, whose translation is MSVEATVERVLRLLALLQRRPSWTATELAAELGVTDRSVRRDVERLRAVGYPVHATAGVGGGYQLGAGTRLPPLLLDDEEAIATAVSLRLASGGTVAGAGDAALRALAKLDQVMPPRLRAEVRAVHGATETLVAGIEIDAELLVTLARACRDAVRVRFRYSSRGSEDRERTVEPVRMVATNRRWYLMAWDLDRDDWRTFRLDRMREVTATTWRFRPREHPDPVAYVQRSVSAAPYRYLAKVRLRASAEEVRDLVPPQVGRVEEDRDGWCLLVAGGDQLEWLAVHVARLGYEAEILEPPELREAAARLAERVAAMAGEPQTPTARLPGAD
- a CDS encoding VOC family protein codes for the protein MAREIQVTFDCADPAAVSAFWAEALGYELQAPPAGFDSWDQALEAMGVPPERRNDASAVVAPDGKGPRLFFQKVPEGKTVKNRVHLDVRAAPGLQGDERMAALEAEAERLRAHGAKRIHRHEPAPPMAFGHIVMADIEGNEFCLD
- a CDS encoding DinB family protein translates to MNLNRLLRDQIDWHWTNQLRDRLAGLTDDEYFWEPAPGSWNVRPRGTGTAPVQAGSGAVTIDFAFPEPDPAPITTISWRLGHVIVGVLAMRNAAHFGRTPTDYQSFEYAPTADEALAQFDAEYAMWMKGVESLGEDALARPCGEVEGPYAEWPMAALVLHINRELIHHLSEVSLLRDLYLHTRIRQEAN
- the arfB gene encoding alternative ribosome rescue aminoacyl-tRNA hydrolase ArfB; this encodes MTTPGSDLQVSRRLVIPAAELRERFSRSSGPGGQGVNTTDSRVELSFDVARSPSVPDDLRPRLLERLRSRLVDGVLTIAASEHRAQLANREAARERLVAVLRAAAAPPPPPRRPTKPSRGAKERRLAAKKRRGDVKRGRRGRFDD